The following DNA comes from bacterium.
TGTGGAAGGCTCGTCTATACAAAGCAGTTTGGGCCTGAACATCAAGGCCCTTCCTATGGCCAGCATCTGTTGCTCCCCGCCTGAGAGGGTGCCTGATATCTGCCGGGCCCGTTCTCTCAGAATAGGAAAAAGAACATAAACTTGCTCCAGGTTTTCTTTGAGTTGCCTGCGATCCTCAATCAGATAGCCCCCTGCATAAAGGTTGTCCAAGACCGTGAGTTCGCGAAAAGGTCTTCTTCTCTCTGGGCAATGGATGAGCCCCCTGCGGGCTATTTGGTGAGCCGGGAGGTCCTGGATCAGCTCATTGTCAAACTTGACCGTGCCTTCCAATCTAATGTCTCCACCGGTGGTGCCTCGCTTTACCTGTTTTTCCCAAGCCACAAGACCTGTGATGGCCCTCAGAAGGGTGGACTTGCCGGCTCCATTGGGCCCCACCAGGCTCACCAGCTCCCCACGGTCCACCTCCAGGCTGACCTTGTTGAGAATCATGGCCTTCTCATAGCATACTGTGATTTCCGAAACCTCAAGGAGCGGCACTTTGGGCCTCCTTCCCCAGAT
Coding sequences within:
- a CDS encoding ABC transporter ATP-binding protein; translated protein: MPLLEVSEITVCYEKAMILNKVSLEVDRGELVSLVGPNGAGKSTLLRAITGLVAWEKQVKRGTTGGDIRLEGTVKFDNELIQDLPAHQIARRGLIHCPERRRPFRELTVLDNLYAGGYLIEDRRQLKENLEQVYVLFPILRERARQISGTLSGGEQQMLAIGRALMFRPKLLCIDEPSTGLAPLMRQEVFSKIAQISAMGVPILLVEQEVGAVFRMAVRNYVLSSGRIVAVGDSESLLSNEVVRKSYLGL